The Malus domestica chromosome 17, GDT2T_hap1 genome contains the following window.
GATCAAGGCCAGGCCACCTGAGACTGCCAAAAGCAAGTGACCCCAAATGCCCCAGCTGATAATCCTGTAAGACGAAGATTTTCCCGGTGAAGATGCTCGAGATGAGCCTCCGTCAGCGGTTGGAGCATCTGCAGCTGGTGCAATGTCAGGAGCTGGTGCTGGAGCTGGGGTTGGAGGAATGTCAGTACCAAAGATTGCCTCGGGTAGAAGAACCTTGTCAACTTGGTAAACTGCAACAGGATCTGTCGAGTACACGCTGCTGCTCACTTTTGTGTTTGACCATCCTGAGGTAAGGTGCGCAGAGCCTGAAGCATCAGTGAAGTTCAAAGTGTAATCTCCGCCGGCAAATGTAGGAATCGGGCTTGATTCGCTGAGGTTTTTGAAGTCAGCTAGAGTGTAGTAATGCGGCAAGGCATGGAATAACATGACGGACTTGAGCTGGTCAGCGGTGAGATTGGACAAAGAGGGCTTCTTAAGAGCTGTGAAGGCACTGTCACTTGGGACAAAGATAGTGATGCCTTCCTCGGTTTTGTTGGCTTGGTCTTGGAAGGTCTCAAGCACTTTGTTGGACTGAAGGTAGCCAAGGAAGGTGTGGAAGGGGCCGGCCACGGTGAGTAAAGCCGTGAGGTTCACAAAATCTGGCGCTGGGGCTGGGGCTGGAGTAGGGCtgaaagagggagagggaggttTGGCTTTTTGAGCATATGCTGCTGAAGAACACAGAAGCAGTAGCATGCAAACCACAGGAAGTTCCATTTCGCCCAAAAATCTTGATAGTACTATTTGGCTCTCCAAATTCCTGCAAGAACAAATTCCAAATAGTGAATTAAAATCTCAGTTTAACAAGACATGCAAGGTGGTTAAATACCAATTAACCACTGCTATGAAACAAATGCCAATTAATCAGTGTGAATAATAGAAACTCTTCAGTTTACTCCAAGATCCAAACTTTTGACCTTTCCATTGCACTAGAACTAATTTTCCACAAAAACCAGTTTTCTAACTCTTGGAAAGAGTAAGAAAAACACAATGAACCAGATCTTGATTTACAGTAAAAACAGTTGTAAAAACAGGATAATTACCCATTAAAGATCTAATAGATTAAGCTGAAAGAACAGATGCAGCAGTAAATGAAGCTGCAATGCAGAAACAAGAAAGGCAGGTGAAAATGATTTAGAAATGATCCAATTCCCTGTTTCTGAAcccagaaaataaattaaaaaatgggaaaaaaaagaagatcaaAACTTCAATTTCTATGAAGCAATGATTCACCTTTCCCACACTCACTAGAGGTTTCTCAGTAAAACCCAATTCAACAAATCACTAGAAGAACAAGAGGAAAGACTCCACATTCAAACAATGCACACCAACATATTAGGTCTAGATCAGTTCAAATCAGAATAATACATCACAACACATCAGagagatacacacacacacacacatacatacaataACACTTAACACAACAGATAATGAAGTAAAGCAGTAAACTTTCAGAAGCTCAAAGAAGTGTAATTGAACACACAAAATCCTGAAAAAAATAGTGGCAGACCTCTCAGAGCAGAGGaacttagagagaaaatggaggttGGGAATGCAATTAAAGAGTGAAATGTGATGAGGGTATATAAAGTGAGAAATGGGGGGTTTTGTTGGTgagataaaaacaaaagaaaatgtgggAGTGGGGAATGGAACCAGCTGGTGCaacggtggtggtggtgtgaaGAGATGTAAAGATGGAAAGAGTGGGGGTAATGCTTAGCAAACTGAGGATGCTTAACATATACAAGTACTTTAATTGGGATGACTTTCAcgtacaagagagagagagagagggagagagagagagagagagagaggtagggTGGGATTTCTATATCACTTAATCTAATCAGTTTTTAAATGCATTGAAAACTTTCTCCCACATTTTCTCATTAAACTATCGTGTCATGCTAGTCTAAGCTAGGTTGGCAACAAGTATCgttcataattatttatttatattagcCGCATGTTAATAATTTACACTATCCATCATcgcaaaaatgaaaaaaaaaaacttaattcaGTGCCGACCTATATTTGGGGATGCAATCCAATGTTCCCATGAGGAAATGCTCAATTCCTTGAGCCCCCAATTCAGTTTGTCTCATACGTTGCATCTTAGCTAATGTAAGTTGTTGATTATGCTCAGTAGTAAGAGCACCAATGAACTAGTCTTGGCTAACATTCTTGTTATTTCATGGGGATATTAGTATCATATTAGTTGAACAATATTAATTGTGTACACATAAAGACCTATTTTTTGTATTTGGGTCGTGTCTTCGTGTCATAGGACAAGTTGACACCCTAGTTTGAGTAGTTGCTTATGCTTTGTAACTGGGTTTTTCTGTTCTCTCACTCTTTGCTTGAGTAACTTCTTGTTATTTACTTGGGTGGTAAATTATGGGGTAGGAGCTAGGAGAAGGACAAAGTAACTAACTTTTACTGTATCAACCAACTCCAAGCAAAGGAAGGAGTATGCGGAAGGACTTCCTACACCCATTGACATCAAGTCCTTGGTAATGCAGATGAAGTGGATTTGAGTTGAAAAATGTGCATATTTGCCTCTTTTTgtttaaggatttgatttgtTGAAAGGATACAAATggtcaaattgaaaaaaaaaaaaaagagattctTACTTCTTTACCTTTTGTTGGATTTCATTTTTCTAGCTCAAGTTTTGATGATTAATTACTTTGAAGCAAAAGAAACTGTAAAAGTAAAACTAAAGCATAAGTAATGGTTCAAACTCaagtaaaaaaaatgaaggcaTTTCAGCTATAATGATTTTTGAGATTGACATAATTCCTCAATTTGGTacatgagatttgaaatcaatataagTGATTCCTAAGTTCGTCtaccatcaattattttggtcattccgtgaaaaatctctattaaataagaacaaaataaaaatacaaacataccctcaatttaataaacaatggccgaaatgatttgacaaaaaattagggtttttgtcattttaacctTATTTAACAGAAATTTTTAATAGAATGACAAAAATGATTGATAGTGGACAAACTTAGGGACTAgctctatcgattttaaatctaaTGGACCAAAATGAGAATTTAAGTCAATCTCATGGAcaattttgactaaaaaaaccaaaatgaaataCGTATATTTTTTGTTACgttaattttgacaaaaattaagattatttttgtcattttccctTATTTAACCGCGATTCTTcacggaatgatcaaaataattaaATGTAAATAAACTCACCaactttattaattttaaatctcaatgaCTAAAGTAAGGAGTTATGTCAatttcaaatattattttagCTAAAAACCCCATTAATAGCAAGATGATCAAACCATCGCCATCATTGAACAAGAGAAAAGTAATCGATACTCtattattgtaataatttttCTAATATTCAGATTAGTATTAACCAACTTTTAtctaataataaatttttttttataaagatttcaacaattcattcatattgCGACTACAAAATACCAAAATTAAATATCGAACTCATTCCAAACTCCAAACGTATATCTCTGTATATCATCTTTGTCACAACTGGGTATCGAAATTGTAAAACACATTGTTGATTTGCTATTGTGATTTACCAAGCtagaaataataaatatattttattttttaaaatgtaaTCACTTTAAACTTTGGTAAATTAAGTCTTAGATATTTAAGAGGCATGTGAAAGCCATTGGTATTTGCGGTCAAACCAGGTAGTTTACTTTATTAATCGTTTTAAGAGAGGTGGGATTTGTCTTCTACTTGGGGAAAGGTGTGATGGCAATTTTTAATCACACCAATTAGTTGGCTACGAGCAATGTTTTTGCACATGATCCTCGTTTAATTAACTAACCAACATTGTAATCTCAaccttttaaaattgtttttttttatttgagtcaCATTCCAAATTAAATCTAATAAATTATAAAGAGAAAAATTCGAACATAAATATAAGAGGCAAACTTGCAGGAATTGGGTTTAAATCTAATTGTGTATTTCTGATAATTTTATTGAATCATGAGTAGATGACCAAATCGTCTTTTTGATAAAGAGATTTCTCCTAATATAATAGGGATCGATATTATAAATAGGAGGAGAGTTAAGGAAACTACAACTAAACCATAAGCtagttaataattaattttcttttgaccCTACTTGTTGGATGGGTGTTCACCCCAAAGTGCTCCCGGATTGCACGCATACGTGAAGAAAATATAGAGGTTGCACCAAGAAATGGAGAAGATAAGGTCATACCAAGGTAAATTCTGTTTATAAGCCCTTAGCGCAAGCACTAAGCAAGTAAACTACCTTTAAATCAAAggaaatttaatgaaaatggtttgaaaattttgaattttaatcaaaatgacaaaaatgtgttgtaagttaATAGTACCAAGAGTGaaattttagtgtaaaaatgtccTTTTGACACGCCCCAACCCTGATATCCCCACATATTAAGGTAGACACGTGATGGCTGACACCCAAGGATGATGAAGCCATTTAAaacatgcatacaaataaaatatGTGCAATTAGAACGGTCAAACCATAGCatgaacgtgttcagagcatacaactactaAGAATAATATAGAAGGATTACTAGGAAAAGATATGAACAAGGGAATGATACTGATACTGAAGAGACTCGAGGATATCTGTGATGTAGAGTCCTGACGCTGGGATCATGTGTCTCAATCTTAActcctgagggggcgcaaaaacaaaaaaggtgagtgaaccaaagtttataataataatactaataataggaAAATATTCTATTtctaaacataataaccccATGTTTtggaaacacatatataatatataggttttatgaaaaaccctagcatgccatgaaaAACCTTCATAAAACATGTGCGTGTAAAATCATTCTCAATAATGCTGAAAACGTCGCTCGAAGGCAAATCCATAAATCTCATCAGTGAAGTACTCAACAAAGGGTATCATAGTCGCTCGAACACAATAcatgtccatcacccgaaggtgaagctgaataacatgtccatcacccgaaggtgaagctgtataacctgtccatcacccgaaggtgaagctgaatAACATGTCCATCACCTGTAGGTGAAGCTGAATCGAATAGCATAACATCCATATCGACACTAGCCGTGGCTAGTGAAGTTGTCCAACACCACTTTTGGCAGTGAAGCTAGGGGTATATAATATATCATATCTCACTCCTCCACCATatgtgtcctatggccatatACAATACCCGTGGTGTGCGGATGTGccgtatgataacccactaggTAAGTATTGAAAACATAACTCAAAACTTGAGCCAAATCACCAAAGCTCAAGGGTTCAAAATCTCATCGCATAAATCGTATATAAAACATATTCGTAAAACCAAGGGTTTCATATATGCAAAACCAATAATTCATCACCATTATTAAACGTAAATTCgataaattataaatattttgtaaagCAATGTAATTAAATCATGAATTCTATATAAACCATAATAATAGAAAATCCCgaaaaacataattaaaacGTATTAAATGAACGAAATATGACATGCATGCTaagctaatattttataaaaatatacaaGTTATGAAGGGGTCCACTTACAAGTTTTCCATTGCCCGAAAGCTACTCGAACTATCGAGAATGTGATCACTTCCCACCATTGCGCCTAAACACAATTAGGAACCTATTAGCAAAACTCTACTAAAACATTATAATTTTGGAAAACGGATGGCGGATTCGGATTCGGCACGTCGAGGAACCTTGGGTTTTTCCTCCACGCGCCGCCACACGTGGCGGTCGGCCACTTCGATTCGCCAGAAAATCCAACAACTccaaaaattcccaaattttacaagaatgaagatcttGATGAGAGAACAACTTCCATACCTGCGTCCAAGGCCAATTTCGCCGGGAAAAGCCCTAACTTCACTCAAACCCATTGGAAACCTTAAAAATAGGTGGCTTCGATTCAACTTCTCTAGTGTTCCACCGTTTCCATGGTTGGTTGGGTTTTGTTCCTGGGCTCAAGGGAAGgctaatggtggtggtggttgaaaGAATCACCTTCAGAAATGGCGAATCTCCGCCGATCTCCCCCACGTTGCCGCCGATGCTATCCCCTCAAAACCAAGACTAAAAACCATCGGGTTTGGGGTggaacttgaagaagaagagtagTTGAGTTGATTCTAGGTGGTGGAGATGGCCAATTTGTAGGGAAAAAGTCGGAATCAAGTTGGGTCACACGGGTTAAGGGGGATCTGGCGGTTCCTCTCCATCTCccattctctcatttctctcatttctcttatCCTCATTGGTTCACTCCCTTCTCATTTTACCTGACTGAGCAGCACCCACCCTCCTTTATCTCCTTATCTTTCCCATCTCCACCGTCCATTTTCTCCTTTCCTTTATtctgggccacacacgtggcttcCCCACTGCTCCAGATTTTGCTGGAGCCTTCTAGAAACAAGGGttaaatttactaaaatgctcctgactttaaacattaataactcattcgttatATCTCCAAATTATGTTTTGTTTGCGCACACGCGCTCGTATCGACGAGTACTACCCAAATACATCAAGAAACATATTTTACGTGACACAACAAgaaagtcaacaaaagtcaacgtatttgactcgaagggcattttcgtaaattcacattttaaaattataaaaactataATTTTTAGGGACTGGTCGTTACaccttttcattaaaaatgaacagtaccgagaatattttgttaaaactcccttaaataAATGATTTTATCACGCTTTGGAAGAAAGGTATCTAGCCTAAATGCAAAGACGGGCGTATAGGCAGAAGATGTTAACCTAGCAGAAAGCGTGAGGAGGAAGACTTCTTACACTCAAGTTCAAAGCTCTTTATATGTAAATTCGAACATCTTGCACTCAAGTTCAAATCTCTTTATATGTAAATTAGAGCAAATAAAAGTGAAGGCTTATTAGTTGAATTACCTCATGAAACTGCCATTTAGTCTCAATTTACACTTTGGaaatggttttgtctcactTTGCCAATGAAATTGCCTTTTCTACTCATTTGGTCTCATTTCACCCAATTCCGTTAAAGAAACGTTAAACTCAAGCCTAATAAATCATTAAATTCAAGTCTAATAAATCATTAAATTCCTTTATCTTCTTTcataaaccctaatttgtttCGCAAAGAAGATCAGTTGATTGAACTGAAGGGATGGATGGAGGCAAGACAAAGAGCTGTTGTAAAAAGTGAAATGTCCAAAATACTCTTGAATTTAATGTTTCTTTAACGGAGTGGGGGTGAAGTGAGACCAAAAGAGTTGAAAATGACTGCTTCAGGGAGCAAAGTGAGACAAAACTAGTTTGAGGAGTAAATTGAGACTAAATGGCAGTTTCATGAGGCTATCAATTCAGTTAATAAGCCTTAAGGTGAATTAGAACATATCTTAGTCAAAAGCCCTACTCTCACGTTGGTTTGGCTAAGGTCTAAACAAGGGCTGCATTCTAAGCATCAATTAACATGGACCTGGTTGCATTTTCCAACTAAATTAAGTATAAATTGCTTGCATTTCTCCATTTGGTAGGaagaaagtagaaaaacaaTGGCGAAGTCAATAAACATTGAAAGTGGACAAGAATATGAGGGATGGGTGAAGAGGTGGGAGGAAGATGGTGGGTTGTTGTCAAAGTGCAGAAAGCAGATAGGATGCCCTAATCAAGCTGATTCAGGCAAATCTGTTTCTGATAAAACAATGGGAGTTCCTTT
Protein-coding sequences here:
- the LOC103404981 gene encoding fasciclin-like arabinogalactan protein 7; translation: MELPVVCMLLLLCSSAAYAQKAKPPSPSFSPTPAPAPAPDFVNLTALLTVAGPFHTFLGYLQSNKVLETFQDQANKTEEGITIFVPSDSAFTALKKPSLSNLTADQLKSVMLFHALPHYYTLADFKNLSESSPIPTFAGGDYTLNFTDASGSAHLTSGWSNTKVSSSVYSTDPVAVYQVDKVLLPEAIFGTDIPPTPAPAPAPDIAPAADAPTADGGSSRASSPGKSSSYRIISWGIWGHLLLAVSGGLALIL